DNA from Algisphaera agarilytica:
CCGGTCCACCCAGAAGTGAACCTCGTTCCCCGTAAATCAGTATGAACCCCACCGGGCCGGCCTCGTGTCGGCCCGGTTTTTGCTTTGACTGGGGAGAGTCGGCTACGGCGTGTTCTGTAGGTCAGGCATGCCTGCCTGACGCGGGGTGAGCATCTGGGTGTCAGGCAAGCATGCCTGACCTACGCGAAACCCCTCGATCTGGCACGAGATCACCTGACCAAAACGCTGGGTTTTCGTGCGACACCCGCTCGGATTGGCCGATAATAGCCGTGAGCAAAAAAGGGGTTTGATTCGGTCGATACACTAGGAGATTGCGGCTTAATCCCCGCCCGCCGCCACAGGGGCCACTCCCGCCCCGGCTGTGCCCCGACCGTGGGAGGAAAAGACGACATGAAACCGCTCCGCCGGTGCGCACAACTCGATCAGGGAAAAGCCATTACGGTTCTTCATCGCCCGGGTCGCGTCAAGCGGTCGGCGGCCGTGCAGCCGTGTCCAGGAGCCGCGTTTTGACGTCTGATAACGCCCCGAAATCCGCCGATGCGCCCCTGCGTGTGGGCTACATCATCCCCGAGTTCCCGGGGCAGACCCACGTGTGGATGTGGCGCGAGATCGTGCACATGCGCGAGGCCGGGGCCGACCTGCACCTGTTCTCCACCCGCCGCCCCCCCGAGCGGGACAAGGCCCGGCACGACTTCGCCGAGTCCGCCGCCGCCGAGACGACCTACCTCTGGCCGATGTCGGCCGGGTCGATGGTCTCGTCACTGGCCTGGGCGCTGTTCACCAAGCCGCTGGGCCTGCTCAAGGCCGTGCGCTGGGCGATGACCCTGCCGGTGGAGAAGAAGCCCAACCTCAAGACCATCCTGCCGCTGGTGATCCCCGCCTGCGGCCTGGCCCGCGAGATCAAAAAGCGCGGCCTGACGCACTTCCACTCGCACACCTGCTCGAACAGCGCGATCCTGGCCATGCTGGTCAACGCGCTGCAGGGCACGCCGTATTCGTTGACGCTCAACGCCAACATCGAGTGGTGGGGCGGCGCGATGGCCGAGAAGTTCGGCCGGGCCGACTTCACCATCGCGATCACCCAGTGGCTCGAAGCCCAGGTCCGCCGCGACTACCCCGAGCTCCGCGACGACCAGGTCGTGCTCGGTCGCATCGGCGTGGACACCAAAAAATGGACCCCGTCGCCCGAAGCCAAAAACACCGGCGACGCGCTGAAGATCATCACCGTCGGCCGGCTCCACACCAGCAAGGGCTACGACGTCTTGCTCGATGCGCTGGGCAAGCTAAACACCGATGGCGTTGCTTTCGACCTGAAAATGATCGGCGACGGCCCGGATCGGCAAGACCTCGTTGATCAGACCGAGCGTTTGGGTCTCAACGACCGCGTGACCTTCACGGGTTCGCTGGGCGAGGGCGAAATTATCGAGGCGATGCGCACGAGCGATGTGTTCGTGCTCTCGTCGCACGCCGAGCCTTTGGGCGTCGTGTCGATGGAAGCCATGTCGATGGAAGTCGCCACGATCGCGACGGATGCGGGCGGTGTGGGTGAGATCATCACCGATGGTGAAGATGGCAAGCTCGTGCCCCCCGGCAACGCCGAGGCGCTCGCCGCGGCGATCCGTGAACTCGCCGAGAACGATGAGCTGCGTGAACGCCTGGCCAAGGCGGGGCGTGCCTCGATCATCCGCAACTTCGACTCGCGTCGCGGCGCCGCGACGCTGTTCGAGCGTCTGACCGGGAAGCGCCCCGATGCGCTTCTGGCAGTGCTTGACGAGCCCGATCATGCTGCGGCTCAACCCTCATCCACCGCGGAGGCTGTCTCGCATGGCTAAGCCGCGCGTGCTGCTCATCGCCGAGCAGGCCAACCCGGAATTCGTCAGCGTGCCCCTCGAGGGCTGGTCGCACAGCCAGGCCCTGGCCCAGGTGGCGGATACTCACTTGGTGACGCAGGTGCGCAACCGCGAAGCGATCCTCAAGGCCGGCCTGGTCGAGGGCGACGACTTCACCGCGATCGACTCGGAAAAAGTCGCCGCACGCATGCACAAGCTCTCGGGCATCCTGCGCGGCGGCAAGGGCAAGGGCTGGACCACCGTCATGGCGCTCAACGCGGTGAGCTACGCCTACTTCGAAAAGCTCGTCTGGAAGCAGTTTGGCGAGGCGATTAAGAACGGCGAGTACGACATCGTCCACCGCCTCACGCCGCTGAGCCCGACGCTGCCCAGCAAGCTCGCCAAGAAGTGCAAGAAGGCGGGCGTGCCGTTTGTCTGGGGGCCGATCAACGGCGGGGTCGCGTGGCCCAAAGAATTCAACGCCGCCCGGCGGGCCGAGCGCGAATGGCTCAGCTACGTGCGCGACGCCTACAAGCTCCTGCCCGGCTACCGCGCGACCCGCCAAAAAGCCCACACGATCATCGTCGGCTCCACCGCGACCTACGAACAGGTACCAGCGATCTATCACGACAAGTGCGTCTACGTCCCGGAGAACGCGATCGACCCCGGCCGATTCGTGGCGCGTCGGTCGCGCACCGTGCAGCCCGGCGAGCCGATCAAGCTGGCGTTTGTCGGACGCCTCGTGCCGTACAAGGGTGCGGACATGCTGCTCGACGCGGTCGCGCAACTGGTGCGCGAGAAACGCGTCACCGTCACGATCATCGGCGACGGCCCCGAACGCGGGAAACTCGAAGGCATCATCGAACGCGAAAACCTGGCCGAGGGCGTGAACCTCGCGGGCTGGGTCGAACACAGTCAGCTGCAGCACACGCTCGCCGAGCACGATGTGTTTTCGTTCCCCAGCATCCGCGAGTTCGGCGGGGCGGTGGTGCTCGAAGCCATGGCGGTTGGTTTGGTCCCCGTGGTCGTGGAATACGGCGGGCCGGGCGAACTCGTCACCGAGCGCACCGGCTACCGCGTGCCCATCGGCAGCCGTGAGAAGATCGTTGAGGACGTCCGCGCCGCGATCACGCAGATCGCCGACGCTCCCGAACAACTCGAGCCGATGTCGGCCGCGGCGATCCGGCGCGTCGAACAACTATTCACCTGGCCCGCCAAGGCGAGTCAGGTCGCGCAGGTGTACGCCCACGCTGCGGGTCAAACGAATGAACGTCCGGACTTCGGCATGCCCTTGCCGGATGTCGAAGCGCAGCCTTCGAGTTCGTCGTCGGTTGAAGCCGGGTCGCCTTCTGAGCCCGTCGGGGCGTCGGGGGGTGGCGCGTGAGTGCAGGCGCAAACAACCCGTTGGCGAACGCGATGTCGGTCGATACCGGGTCGGGCTTGGCCGAGGTCGAGTTCCCCGATGTGATGGACCCGCCGGTGTCGCCGATCGAGCCGGAGCCCGAGCCCCGGCAAGAGAAGCGCGGGCTCAAGCAGCGCGCGATCAGCGGCGGCCTGTGGACCGGCGTGAGCTTCGGCGGCAGCCAGGCGCTGGCGCTCTTGAGCAACATCATCCTCAGCCGGCTGCTGGTGCCCGAGCACTTCGGCCTCATGACGCTGGTCACCGTGATCGTCACCGGCCTGAACATGTTCTCCGATGTCGGGATCGGCCCGAGCCTCATCCAGAACAAGCGCGAAGACGCGGGGTTCTACAACACCGCGTGGACCATGCAGGTCTTCCGCGGCTTTGTGCTGTGGCTGGTGGCCTGCGGGTTGGCCTGGCCGTTGTCGCTGATCAAAGAAGACTGGGCCCCGCTGGCGTGGCTGCTGCCCGTGGCGGCGATCACGTGCATCTTCAACGGGCTGCGCTCAACGGCGTGGTTCACCGTCAGCCGGCGTTTAGACATCCGTTTGATCGCGGTCGTCGAGCTCACCACCGCGGTGGTCCGCATCGTGACGATGGTGCTCGTGGCGTTCTACATCTCCCGCTCGGCGTGGGCGCTGGTTGCGGGCCTGCTCATCGGCAGCCTGCTCACCTGCGTGCTCAGCCACCGCATGATCCCGGAGATCAAGAACCGCATCCACTTCGAGCGTGACGCGTTCAAAGAACTGATCCACTTCGGCAAGTGGCTGTTCCTCAGCACGCTCATCACGTTCCTCGCGGGGCAGGTCGACAAGTTCCTCATCGGCGGCTTGATCTCGACCTCGATGCTGGGGCTGTATTTCATCGCGTCGCGCTTGGCGGACCTGGGGCCGATGTTCTTCAAGAAGCTCGGGGTGTGGGTCGGCTTCCCGGCGCTCAGCGAGCTGTATCGCAACGAACCGGAACGCTTCGGCTCGCAACTTTTGAAGATGCGGATGGTCATCACGCTGCCGATCAACGCGCTGCTGGTGTGCATGATCCTCACCGGGCCGGCACTGGTCGTGTTGATGTTCAACGACGAATATGTGCAAGCCGGGCTTCTCGTCCAGATCATCGCGATCGGCTCGCTGGCGGGCATGGTGACGACGCCCTACGGCCACGTGTACATGGCCAGCGGGCGAACGAAATACAACATGCTGTCCGTGCTGGCGCAGTTCATCATCATCACCACCGCCACGCTGAGCGGCTACGCCCTGTTCGGCGAGATCGGGTTCTTCTACGGCATCGGCGCGTGCCAATGGCTGAAATACATCGCCGACTCGGTACTCGTCCACCGCTGCGGGCATTGGCAGTGGCGTTTCGACTTCGCGGTGCTGGGCGGCAGCTTGGCGCTGGGCTTGCTCGCGTGGTGGTTGTCGCCCGAGGTGACGGCCTGGGCGCATCAGGTCGATCCCTGGCTGACGGAGCAGTTTGTGTCGTTCAAGCAATGGGTCAAAGGGGGTGAGGGATGAGTGAGCCGAACGCCCCCGAGCTGTCGGTGCTGATGGCGGCCTACAACGCCGAGCGCTACGTCGCCGAGACGCTGCGCAGCGTGTTGTCGCAGACGTACGAAGATTTTGAATTGGTGATCGTTGACGACGGCTCGACCGACGGGACCTCGGAGATCCTCGAAGCCTTCGCCACCAGCGACCCGCGGGTACGCGTGATCACCGGCCCCAATGCGGGCGTGCCCCAGGCGGCGAACGTCGGGCTGGCGGCCTGCCGGGGTGAGTTCGTCGCACGCATCGATGCCGACGACATCGCCAAGCCGCGCCGGTTCGAGGTGCAGCTGCAATACATGAAGGACCACGACCTCGTGGCCTGCGGGACGTGGCACGACTTCATCGATGAGCACGGCCGGCTGCTCAAGATGCTCGAGACGCCCGTCGACGACGCGACGATCCAGGACAAAGCGCTGCGGGGGCACGGCTCGATCTGTAACCCGACCTCGATGTTCCGGCGTCAGGCGCTCGTGGACCTCGGCGGGTACAGCGAAGACATGCCCGTCGCGGAAGACCTGGACTGCTGGCTACGCCTCGGCGAGGTCGGCAAGCTCGGCAACGTCCCCGAATGCCTGGGCCAGTACCGCCTGCACAGCAGCTCGATCAGCGAGGTGCGCTGCGCTTCGCAGCGTGAGCACGCCCGCATCGCCTGCGAGCGTGCGTGGGAACGCCGGGGGATTCAGGGCACGTTCGAAGCGGCGGGCCTCTGGCGGCCCGGTGAAGACCGCGACTCCCGCCACCACTTCGCGATGGAGTACGGCTGGTGGGCGTTCAAGAGCAAGCAGTACCAAACCTCGGCGGCCTACGGCTGGCGCGCGGTGAAACTCAAGCCGTGGCACCCCGGCGGGTACAAGATGATCCTCGCGTCGTTCACCAAGGGCGGGGCGAAGAACGCGCCCACCGACGATTCGTTGCCCGCGGGGCAGGGGGTGCCGGCATGAATGACGCCGTGAACCCACGTCCCAAAGTCTTGTTCATCGGACGCGGTGCGCCATGGTCCGGCGGCGCGGGCTACCTCGTGCGCCAGAAGATGTTCCTCGACGCGTTCACGAGCTTCGCGGACGTAACCGCGGCGATGTTCGAGCTGTGCCCCGACGATGTCGAGGCGGGCGTGTTCGACGGCGGCTGCGAGCGTGTGGTGGCGCTGCCGCGTTGCCCGCTGCGTCGCGAGGGCCGGTGGGAGATGCTGCTCAAAGACTCGATCAGTAAGACGCCGCGCAACATGCGAGGCTTCGACGGCGAGGCCGCGCAGGTCGTCATGCAAACGCTCAAGCCCGATTCGTTCGACGCGGTATTCTGCTACCGCATCGACACCGCGGCGTGGTCGGGTGTGCTGGGCCGATCTGACTTGCTGCTGGACATCGATGACCCCGAACACGCACGCACCGCCCGCCGGGTGGAGCTGTGTGGCGAGACGCCCGATGCGCGGACGCTGCGGGACATGGCCAAGGTCAAACGCTTCGAGCTCGACGCCGCGGCCTCGGCCCGCGTCTCGTTCGTGTGTCAGCCCGTGGACCGCGACCGCTTCAACGATCCCAAACCCGAAGTCGCCCCCAACGCGGTGCAGACACCCGACGAATACCCCGGCTACCAGCCCGACCCCGACACGCTGCTGTTTGTCGGCAACCTCAACGCGGGCATGGAGAACCCCAATGTCCAGGGGCTGATGTGGTTCCTCGATGAGGTTTGGCCGGCGATCAGCGAGAAGCGCCCCGACACGCGGCTGCGCATCGGCGGGAAGACCTCGGCGATGGTCAGCGAACGCTTGGATGAACTGCCCGGGCGGGTGGAGCGTTTGGGTTTCGTACCCGACATGGCCGAGGCGGTGCGGTCGGCGGCGGTGAACCTCGCGCCGATCCAGTTCGGCACGGGCACGCGGATCAAGGTCCTCGATGCGCTGGCCAACGGTGGGGCGGTCGTGGGCACGACGCTGGCCTGCGAGGGCATCGGCGTGGAAGACGGCAAGCACGTGCGGCTGGCGGACACGCCCGAGGCGTTTGCCGACGCGTGCGTCGAACTGTTGAACGACCCCGGGCGGGCGGCGACAATGGGGCGGGAAGGCCACGCGCTGATCCGTGCCGAGTACAGCACCTCGGCCCACGTGCCGCGTTTGGCTCAGCGGTTTGCCGAGCTGATGGGCGTGACGTTGGGGGAGCAGCCGGGCCCGGGAACCCCCGGGAGCGAGACGAAACCAGTGGCGGACGATCAGGACGCGTCGGATCAGGGCGACGCGGTGGAACACGGGGCGGAAGCGATCAGGACGAATTGATGGACGCGATGCGGATCAATTTTGTGTTGCCCGAGGCAACGCGTGCCGGCGGCGTGCGGGTCGTGGCGACGTACGCCCAGCGGCTGGCCGAGCGCGGGCACGAGGTGACCGTGGTGTCGATGCCGCGCCGCCTGCCGTGGAACCTGCGGCTGCGTCGCGGGCTGAAGGGCCAGGGGTTCTCGTCGATCTGGAACCACCCCCAGACCTACTTCGACGACCTGGACAACGTGACCCACCACATCATCGAGCAGCCGCGTCCGATCGTCGATGCCGACCTGCCCGATGCGGACGTGACGATCGCGACATGGTGGAAGACCGCGGACTGGGTCAACGACCTGTCGCCGAGCAAAGGCGCCAAGGTGTACTTCATCCAGCACGATGAGCGTCACGTCCACGGCACGGCCGAGGGTGTGATCCCCACCTGGAAGCTGCCGCTGCACAAGATCCTGGTCGCCCAGTGGCTGGACCCGGTGTTGCGGGCCGAGGGTGTGACGGACGACTTGGAGGTGGTGCCCAACGCGGTGGACGCCGAGAAGTTCCAAGCCCCGTCGCGCGGCAAGCAGGCCAAGCCGACGGTCGGGCTGATGTATTCCGATTCGCATTTCAAGGGCGCCGACGTTTCGCTGGCCGCCTTCGAGAAGGCCCGCCAGCAACTTCCCGGGCTCGAGCTCGTGGCGTTCGGCAAGGACGATCCGTACCGCGACATGCCGCTGCCCCAAGGCGCGCGCTACGAGCAGGACCCGACGCAGGAGACGATCCGCGAGGTCTACGCCAGCTGTGACGCGTGGCTGTTCGCCAGCCGTTGCGAAGGGTTCGGCCTGCCGATCCTCGAAGCGATGGCCTGCCGGACGCCCGTGATCGCGACGCCCGCCGGTGCCGCGCCCGAGCTGGTCGGCCAGGGCGGCGGCGTGATGGTCGGCATGGAAGACGTGGACGCCATGGCGAAGGCCATCCTCGAGGTCGTTCGCCTCGACGACACGGCGTGGCGGGCGATGTCCGACCGGGCCCACGCGACCGCCACGAGTTACACCTGGGACGACGCGACGGACGCGTTTGAGCGGTCGCTGCGCCACGCGGCGGGGCAACCCAACGAGAGCCGAAAGGAGTTGGCATGTACCAGATAGCCCAAGCGGTGCTGTGGGGCTGGGTCCCCTTGGTGCTGGTGATGTTCCTGATCATGCCCGCCCGCCGTGCGGTGGTGGTGGCGTTGATCGGCTCGTGGCTGTTCCTGCCGCAGCTGGCCTACTCCGTGCCGCTGATGCCGGACTTCACGAAGGTCACCGCGACGTCCTACGGCATCATCCTCGGTGCGCTCATCCTCGACCCCAAGAGCCGGGTGCTGAACTTCAAGCCCATGCTCATCGACATCCCGATGGCGGTGTGGGTGATCAGCCCGTTCTTCTCGTCGATCACCAACGACCTGGGCCTCTACGACGGGGCCGCGCAGATCGTGGACAAGTCGATCACGCACGGCCTGCCGTACCTCATCGGCCGGCTGTACTTCCGCACCCCGGACGACGCCAAAGAGTTCGCGATGGGCCTGCTGGTCGGCGGGATGTTGTACGTGCCGCTGTGCCTGTACGAAATCCGCATGAGCCCGCACCTGCACGAGATGATCTACGGCTTCCGCCCGCTCAACGACTGGCAGCAGGTCAAGCGGTGGGGCGGCTGGCGGCCGATGGTCTTCATGAAGCACGGCCTGATGGTCGGCGTGTGGATGACCACCACCGCGG
Protein-coding regions in this window:
- a CDS encoding glycosyltransferase family 4 protein, whose protein sequence is MTSDNAPKSADAPLRVGYIIPEFPGQTHVWMWREIVHMREAGADLHLFSTRRPPERDKARHDFAESAAAETTYLWPMSAGSMVSSLAWALFTKPLGLLKAVRWAMTLPVEKKPNLKTILPLVIPACGLAREIKKRGLTHFHSHTCSNSAILAMLVNALQGTPYSLTLNANIEWWGGAMAEKFGRADFTIAITQWLEAQVRRDYPELRDDQVVLGRIGVDTKKWTPSPEAKNTGDALKIITVGRLHTSKGYDVLLDALGKLNTDGVAFDLKMIGDGPDRQDLVDQTERLGLNDRVTFTGSLGEGEIIEAMRTSDVFVLSSHAEPLGVVSMEAMSMEVATIATDAGGVGEIITDGEDGKLVPPGNAEALAAAIRELAENDELRERLAKAGRASIIRNFDSRRGAATLFERLTGKRPDALLAVLDEPDHAAAQPSSTAEAVSHG
- a CDS encoding glycosyltransferase family 4 protein, producing the protein MAKPRVLLIAEQANPEFVSVPLEGWSHSQALAQVADTHLVTQVRNREAILKAGLVEGDDFTAIDSEKVAARMHKLSGILRGGKGKGWTTVMALNAVSYAYFEKLVWKQFGEAIKNGEYDIVHRLTPLSPTLPSKLAKKCKKAGVPFVWGPINGGVAWPKEFNAARRAEREWLSYVRDAYKLLPGYRATRQKAHTIIVGSTATYEQVPAIYHDKCVYVPENAIDPGRFVARRSRTVQPGEPIKLAFVGRLVPYKGADMLLDAVAQLVREKRVTVTIIGDGPERGKLEGIIERENLAEGVNLAGWVEHSQLQHTLAEHDVFSFPSIREFGGAVVLEAMAVGLVPVVVEYGGPGELVTERTGYRVPIGSREKIVEDVRAAITQIADAPEQLEPMSAAAIRRVEQLFTWPAKASQVAQVYAHAAGQTNERPDFGMPLPDVEAQPSSSSSVEAGSPSEPVGASGGGA
- a CDS encoding oligosaccharide flippase family protein codes for the protein MSAGANNPLANAMSVDTGSGLAEVEFPDVMDPPVSPIEPEPEPRQEKRGLKQRAISGGLWTGVSFGGSQALALLSNIILSRLLVPEHFGLMTLVTVIVTGLNMFSDVGIGPSLIQNKREDAGFYNTAWTMQVFRGFVLWLVACGLAWPLSLIKEDWAPLAWLLPVAAITCIFNGLRSTAWFTVSRRLDIRLIAVVELTTAVVRIVTMVLVAFYISRSAWALVAGLLIGSLLTCVLSHRMIPEIKNRIHFERDAFKELIHFGKWLFLSTLITFLAGQVDKFLIGGLISTSMLGLYFIASRLADLGPMFFKKLGVWVGFPALSELYRNEPERFGSQLLKMRMVITLPINALLVCMILTGPALVVLMFNDEYVQAGLLVQIIAIGSLAGMVTTPYGHVYMASGRTKYNMLSVLAQFIIITTATLSGYALFGEIGFFYGIGACQWLKYIADSVLVHRCGHWQWRFDFAVLGGSLALGLLAWWLSPEVTAWAHQVDPWLTEQFVSFKQWVKGGEG
- a CDS encoding glycosyltransferase family 2 protein; the protein is MSEPNAPELSVLMAAYNAERYVAETLRSVLSQTYEDFELVIVDDGSTDGTSEILEAFATSDPRVRVITGPNAGVPQAANVGLAACRGEFVARIDADDIAKPRRFEVQLQYMKDHDLVACGTWHDFIDEHGRLLKMLETPVDDATIQDKALRGHGSICNPTSMFRRQALVDLGGYSEDMPVAEDLDCWLRLGEVGKLGNVPECLGQYRLHSSSISEVRCASQREHARIACERAWERRGIQGTFEAAGLWRPGEDRDSRHHFAMEYGWWAFKSKQYQTSAAYGWRAVKLKPWHPGGYKMILASFTKGGAKNAPTDDSLPAGQGVPA
- a CDS encoding glycosyltransferase family 4 protein, whose amino-acid sequence is MNDAVNPRPKVLFIGRGAPWSGGAGYLVRQKMFLDAFTSFADVTAAMFELCPDDVEAGVFDGGCERVVALPRCPLRREGRWEMLLKDSISKTPRNMRGFDGEAAQVVMQTLKPDSFDAVFCYRIDTAAWSGVLGRSDLLLDIDDPEHARTARRVELCGETPDARTLRDMAKVKRFELDAAASARVSFVCQPVDRDRFNDPKPEVAPNAVQTPDEYPGYQPDPDTLLFVGNLNAGMENPNVQGLMWFLDEVWPAISEKRPDTRLRIGGKTSAMVSERLDELPGRVERLGFVPDMAEAVRSAAVNLAPIQFGTGTRIKVLDALANGGAVVGTTLACEGIGVEDGKHVRLADTPEAFADACVELLNDPGRAATMGREGHALIRAEYSTSAHVPRLAQRFAELMGVTLGEQPGPGTPGSETKPVADDQDASDQGDAVEHGAEAIRTN
- a CDS encoding glycosyltransferase family 4 protein, translating into MDAMRINFVLPEATRAGGVRVVATYAQRLAERGHEVTVVSMPRRLPWNLRLRRGLKGQGFSSIWNHPQTYFDDLDNVTHHIIEQPRPIVDADLPDADVTIATWWKTADWVNDLSPSKGAKVYFIQHDERHVHGTAEGVIPTWKLPLHKILVAQWLDPVLRAEGVTDDLEVVPNAVDAEKFQAPSRGKQAKPTVGLMYSDSHFKGADVSLAAFEKARQQLPGLELVAFGKDDPYRDMPLPQGARYEQDPTQETIREVYASCDAWLFASRCEGFGLPILEAMACRTPVIATPAGAAPELVGQGGGVMVGMEDVDAMAKAILEVVRLDDTAWRAMSDRAHATATSYTWDDATDAFERSLRHAAGQPNESRKELACTR